A segment of the Leptolyngbya sp. NIES-3755 genome:
TAAACAATCAACAAATAGAAAGAGAGAAGCTGAGTAAACAATCATGCTGCGATCGTTGCTTAAGACACTAGCGAAGAACATTTGGCTAGAACTCAGAGCCAGAAAAATAAATCCATAGCCGCTCAAAGCAACTTTGGCAGCGAGTAGACTACCTCCTGCAATTGCACAAAAGCTGCTCGACCATCTTAGACGTGTCACTAGCATTGACTGTCTTTTGAGTCTCGAATTGCTTGAAATTTCTTTTAGCATGGGACTATAGATGTTGTTAGCGGTGAATCTTGATCAGCAAATGGTTATAGCTGATCTCTAAACCAATACAAGTGCTGTTTTTGAAATTTATGCAATCCTGATCGCACGAAGGCACGCTGCTGCGATTTTATTCACTTTGCAGCAGAACCAACACTGAATTTGCTACAGATGTAGCAAACAGCGCGTAACAATCATCAAATCCAGCACTGAATTGAACAGAAATGCAAGGATGATTTGGATCGTTTGCTTTTGGGTGGAAGAGATATATGCACCCAGATTCGCCACGCCAAACAGCGTCCAAGCTATCACGCTTACGCCCTCTGTCCGACCTTGAATGACAGGGATGAGTTGAAGGAGCGTTGCGGTTGGAAAGATAATTGCGGGTAGCCAACCTGCAATCGATTGAAATCGACGTTTTAAGACTTTCATGGCAATTTTTGGTAAATTTCTAGATTCAGGTACAAATCCCTGAGTCTTAACTGCTAGTCCTATTCAACATAGGTGGAAAAACTTGCGTTGTCAGTCAGAAACGATCGGACTTGCGATCGGAAACGATCGGGTTCTTGCTCACCCGGATGGGTAATTTACTAATTTCTAGCAATTTTCTTAAAATATAGCGGTCTAATCTCAGTTAATGTAATTTATGAGTGTATAAAGCCGAATTCGCAGGAGAGTCCAGATCATGACTTCCGAAGAAGCCTTAGCCCTGCTTGACACTGTACTGCTAGGACAAAAACTTAGGGATGTCCAAGAACAGGTCTTTCGCTACACCTGGCAAGGATGGACTTATCCTGCGATCGCGGATCAGATCGGCTACGATACAGGGCACATTCGCGATGTCGGTGCAGAACTATGGCAGCAACTCACTCAGGCGACTGGAGAGAAAGTCAATAAGAATAATGTCCAAGCAGTGTTGCGGCGACACGCGCTCCAGCAGCAAAAGACTCAGAACTTAACGACTCACCGCAGGCAGCACCGGGGAGAGGCGAACACTTCGTGGGGCGAAGCCACCGATGTCTCAAATTTCTATGGTCGTGATTCAGAACTGATGCAATTGGAGCATTGGATTGTCCATGAGCGCTGCCGATTGATCGGACTCTTAGGCATGGGAGGAATCGGTAAAACAGCGCTGTCTGTCAAGCTAGCTCAGCAGATTCAAGACCAATTCGACTGCTTAATTTGGCGATCGTTACGCAATGCTCCACCGCTCGAAACGCTGCTCACCGAGCTTGTTCCTTTGCTTTCGGATCAACAGGAAACAAAACCTGAACTGAGCAAACTCTTGGATTGCTTACGCCAATCCCGTTGTTTAATCATCCTCGACAATCTAGAAACCGTGTTGGATGCTGAGGGAGTTGGACAATTTCGCGGTGGATTTGAAGGCTATGGTGAACTGCTGCATCTGGTGGGAGCAACCGTTCATCAAAGCTGTATCCTACTTACAAGCCGTGAGAAACCTGCGGAGCTTGCAAATTTAGAAGGAGTTAATTTAGCGGTTCGCTCATTTAGGTTAGACGGGTCTCAAGAGGCAGCGCAAGCGATTATGCAAGCCAAAGGACTAATCGGAACTGACCTGCACAAACAAGTATTAGGTAAACGTTATGGCAACAACCCTCTCGCCTTAAAGATTGTCGCGGCTTCAATTGAAGAACTATTTGCAGGTAATGTGGAGATGTTCTTGAACGAAGATACTTTTATCTTTAATGGAATTCGACGGTTGTTAGATGTTCAATTTGAGCGCTTACCGCCGCTTGAACAATCAATCATGTACTGGCTTGCAATTAATCGTGAATGGACAAAGATCGCTGACCTTCACACAGACCTTGTACCTCCCGTTGCCAAAGGCAAGATTTTAGAAGCACTTGAAGCTTTATACGGTCGCAGTTTGTTAGAGCGCCAAACTAACGAGTACACGCAACAGTCTGTTGTTATGGAGTATGTGTTCGATCGTCTAATCACAGCGATCACAACGGAATTAATCACATTTGAATTTTCACTGTTGCATTCTCATTCACTTATAAAGACGACTGTGAAAGATTACATACGAGAAAGTCAAGAGCGACTGATCTTAAGTGCGATCGCAGCTCAACTCCATCAACACTTTCCATCAACTTCTGCGCTCAAGGATCAGCTTCGGAGCGCGACTGATCAACTTCGACATCATTCACAATCGTGCTACGCTGCCGGGAACTTACTCAATCTCTGCCAACACTTGCAGCTTGATTTAACCGGGTATGACTTCTCTCGCTTGACCATTCGCCACGGGTATTTCCGTCAGAATGCACTGCGTCAAGCAAATTTTACTCAGGCTCACCTGATCGATCCCGCCTTTGTTCAACCGTTTGGCAATGTGCTGTCGATCGACTTTAGCCCTGATGGACAATGGCTAGCCACTGGGGATGTGAGTG
Coding sequences within it:
- a CDS encoding hypothetical protein (similar to AA sequence:cyanobase_aa:AM1_2459), which translates into the protein MKVLKRRFQSIAGWLPAIIFPTATLLQLIPVIQGRTEGVSVIAWTLFGVANLGAYISSTQKQTIQIILAFLFNSVLDLMIVTRCLLHL
- a CDS encoding WD-40 repeat protein (similar to AA sequence:cyanobase_aa:PCC7424_1234), encoding MTSEEALALLDTVLLGQKLRDVQEQVFRYTWQGWTYPAIADQIGYDTGHIRDVGAELWQQLTQATGEKVNKNNVQAVLRRHALQQQKTQNLTTHRRQHRGEANTSWGEATDVSNFYGRDSELMQLEHWIVHERCRLIGLLGMGGIGKTALSVKLAQQIQDQFDCLIWRSLRNAPPLETLLTELVPLLSDQQETKPELSKLLDCLRQSRCLIILDNLETVLDAEGVGQFRGGFEGYGELLHLVGATVHQSCILLTSREKPAELANLEGVNLAVRSFRLDGSQEAAQAIMQAKGLIGTDLHKQVLGKRYGNNPLALKIVAASIEELFAGNVEMFLNEDTFIFNGIRRLLDVQFERLPPLEQSIMYWLAINREWTKIADLHTDLVPPVAKGKILEALEALYGRSLLERQTNEYTQQSVVMEYVFDRLITAITTELITFEFSLLHSHSLIKTTVKDYIRESQERLILSAIAAQLHQHFPSTSALKDQLRSATDQLRHHSQSCYAAGNLLNLCQHLQLDLTGYDFSRLTIRHGYFRQNALRQANFTQAHLIDPAFVQPFGNVLSIDFSPDGQWLATGDVSGQVRLWNVANGQVEHTWAGHHFFTKTVCFSPNGKQLASGSHDFFVKIWDIQTRQCLRSFNGHQNVVIALAWSLDGQFLISADWYSIKLWEVATGQCIAELTPGAKAIILSMTRHPTRDLFALCMDSQIQLWDLSDRKSQHYTRTLIGHTALTFYAAWHPDGRRLATASHDQTLKVWDTHTGDCLITLQGNSPMWTVLWLSDGRTLASTNSDGLLQVWDSETGQCVRVIRAHQVMIWALIAHPTRPVIATGSEEQNVKFWSTQTWDCLRTLQGYDNTLWNAETGECLQTLQPDRPYEGMNITGVTGITPAQQQSLISLGAVERID
- a CDS encoding hypothetical protein (similar to AA sequence:cyanobase_aa:AM1_1100), producing MLKEISSNSRLKRQSMLVTRLRWSSSFCAIAGGSLLAAKVALSGYGFIFLALSSSQMFFASVLSNDRSMIVYSASLFLFVDCLGIYRWIFNQT